The region ATAAACCTTCTGTTTTGAATACACGTCCTTTATATCATCTAAGTAAGCGTGGTGTCTAAAATGACAACGGGAGTGGTGTAAAGGCAACCAACGTACGCACCACTTACACCAACTTACTTTATGCGTCAAGTTTATTGAGTAGCATATGTTGACTCAGGTTTGAGTCCGAAAACTTCTGACGCTATAGGAAAATACTTCTTCCAAATACTTTAAAATGCCAAATCATTTATGTATCTTTCCGCAGAGTTCTATAAAGATGGCCGGGTTTCGGAGTCTCGACGATGCGGAACGAGTAGAATACAAGTTTAAGTCGTCGGTGAAGGGAAGAGAGGCCGAAGGTGTTACGGGTCCATGTGGCGCTCATTGTCAAGGTAGCAAACGGAGACCGAAGCCTAAACACAGACGGCGAGCAAACAGGTGACCAACAATTAATTCcatatcctttttttttaaaacactaGACACTTGGTAGTCTGTTCTCAAGTGGAGTAGTTCTAAGTCTACACGCCGGCTGACCACAGATTTCGTTGTTCTTGCGTAAGAGATTTTACGGGAAAAGTGGCATTACATAAGCTCCCAGTACAGCAGTCACAgccagggggtaggagccggggcaCTGGGtacacgtgcccccccccctcttttccaaaatagcaaatgttccctactggcaaataaaacgtgcccctttgatgaagaactgtcttttggataccttaagcctttgttaattctaatattatattttaagaaTTCTAATTTTAGTCTGTACATTCTATTTCTAATATGGCATCCCATAGccttttgtagcacggttaacaataaacaatctcagtattgatagcatactaatacatcatatatatctaagtgatatggccggtgtgtatcggtttatagtataacgagtggtggttgtggaatgagaaagtgcccctctgatgttgtccccccccactttttggaagcttgcTACCCCCCTGGCCACTTCTCAATATATCGATAGATAAGCATGCCCCCTCCCAATGTGTCTTTCAAAATGTTCACGTTGGATAATTCTACCCCATGAAAGGCATTCTCTCTATTAGTAGAAAAAAAACCGATGAATTTTAGAGGTAAAACAGGACTGAAAACAGTCTTAAGGGCTCTCACATTTTTTTGTGGAAAGTAAGGGCAATTTATCAAATCGCGCCAAAAGGCAAAATATGTGTACAGATTGTATCACTAGCAAATAAGTTCAATGAATCAGTTGAAATGCTGGAAGGGTATTTACAAAATCGTGATTGTGGTCAACAGATATCATTCAAAACTTTCGAAATTCATTTGTTCAGTTcacaatctttttttttgggggggctcTGAAGAaactttttctgttatttaaaaTAAGAACTCAACTATCCTCTTAGGGTGAACGTATTCAAGTCATTGCATGAAGTGATGTCGAGGAATGGTGCCCAACTCTATATAGGTACATTTTtccaaaacaaattttaaacaactTCTTGTTGCTGCTCTCTTTCTCAATAGATGTTACAATTGTGATGAGCTGGGACATTATGCGAAAGACTGCCCCCAACCTCCGATGCCAAAACGATGCCACCATTGCAAATCCGAGGAGCACTTAGTAGCAGACTGTCCATTCAAACAAACTCAGGGAAGCGGGCAGGCTGATACCAAGTCTTCTGACAGCGGCGAGGGCGCTTCAGCAGGACCCAAACCTGAcgtcacatgaaaaaaaaaaagatggcgCCGTTCCTGAATACATAAGTttttaaaatattccattttttttcaggGACGACATGTAACTGCATCCATATTTGAATCCATCGAGCTAGGGTTAAATATTGTAGTGGCTTCATGACAAAACGACTGGTTTAGAAAGTCTAGTAGTTGGTCAGTTCTTTCATCTGAAATGCCTTGTTTTGTATCATATTTTCGTCTTTGTGTCTTTTCATAGAGCAATGTATGGTGCGTGTTTTATACCCGTGTAACTAAGTACAGGAGAAAccgctttcttttttttttggtcgtgaggatatatatagttttatttgAAACTGGTTTGGTTTGTATCTCAAAGCTGTTGCGTCGCATATCTTGAAAGCCATTCTCATTAAGGTATCGTAAAAGGACAATTTCATCTGTTTAACACGTCATTCCCAACCTGGAGTCTCAACTTTGTCGTCAAATGCTCTGACGTGATATAGTAAACGGTCTGTTTATTACATGTGTACTGCTGGAAGGCGTGATCGTATAGAAGACTACTTTAACTTTCACCTTAGCTCGATGCGTGATCAATACGGATGCAAGTGGAAAAGTGTTCACCAAGTTTTATTGATGAAATTTGTTGTTCGAAACAAGTCTACctcatttttctatttttttaatcGATGTAagctaagaaaacaaaatcgtcaaaaaaaaacaaaaaaaaatttaaaaaactagAACCATCGACCTTAGACTTTGGTTTGGGAGTGGAACAAGAGAGGTTTCGCTTGATGTAAGGAAAGAAATTGAAGAAACGACTGAAATTGATATATCCGTCTCTACCTCAAGTTATGTGCGAAAGGGAATCGTGTATTGCTCGATTCATGCCTCGAGTGATGTAGGCAAGACAAACCAATATGTACCTCACGTGTAGTATAACGACAGTAGGAGCATCTTGGTGACCTCTGACGTCATTGTTAGGTAAGGTCACCAACTTGCAGCAGAATCGTAGTTCGACCTCTTAATTCTCTAGTCTTTAGCAATCCGAAtgaatcttcttctttttttctcactttttttttcctttttttttttttgcttaatgAAAGGGACTCATAACTGTGATAGGATTCATCTGCTTTTTCGGAACGAATTTAGCAAAAAAAATGTCCATGCACCTGCGCCAAAGTTTCAAATGCTCTCCTTCTAATTTAGTCATTTACCGTAGTTTTACCGCACTTTTTTTTAGAAAACGTTAGAAAGGTTTTAATTTTAGTTTGGTCAAACGACtgcttttctgttcttttttttttactaatttaaaagtaaataattgaaaaataaaaacacatgcAATTGCACAATGCTCACAATCTGAAATTATTAAGTTTTGCTTCAGTTAATACGATAacttcacattttttttcttctataattttttcttcttagatCGGAATACTACCTCTAAACTGTTGCTAAGCAACTGTATCAATATCAACGTTTTACCTTCTGTAATTTccagaataaaaaacaaaccgCGATACAGATGCAATGTGACGAAATCCATAACAGAACAATGATGTGTTTTTGCTGtcatgatgggggggggggggggggtggggagaggaggggggaaCAACTCGTCAAGGATTTCTGGACATTTCTGGACGTCGGAAAAGCTTAGCCAAGACGTTATATAGAAATTCCAAAAGTAGGTCAATTTATAAGTAGCACTCACTTGTGCCCAACCTGTAATTCAGTAATAAATATAGATCAGAAAGATCTGAATTTGATCTGAATTGAATGATCGAAATGAACGATCTTAATTAGGAACAACATCGTTGATTATAAACGAGGCTCCCATGTTACACAGTcgggaaatataaaaaaaaaattaaaaaaacatcaaTTATGTTGGTAACAGCGTATAACGAACTGCCTACTGGAGTAATGATTTGACTATATTTAATGGATGTTTCAACCATGCATGTTTGAAGATTTCAAGTGCGTGTCTCTATAGCTTGAAGGAGGAGAAACAAATAACGTTACGTGTTTTACATAATAACATTACGAGGTATACTGTACTCTCACTGTCCCGACTAAAATACCTCAAAAACTTAACCATTTTTCATCCAAAGCAATTGTAAGTTATACCTCAATCAGAAATTGTTTTCCTCAAGTCCCGTCCCCATATAACACCAAAAACAGAACgatacaaagaaaagaaaagaagtgaAAAGAttgagagaggtggagagagagagagagcccccaaaaaaagcagaaaacaaacaaagaaacttgTAAATGTATGACCGTTCTACCTCGTTGTTTAACTGAGCGCAGTAGCATTTCTGCTGCCTTGTTTCAGCGTCAATTGTTAACTACCTCAAAACGAAATGGCTTAGTGAATTTCTTATGACTTTTACAGTCgctttgttatttaagcagtcaCCACAccgtttttgttgttgttgttgaaaactGCAATACTTGATTATTAGCAATGGTTTTGAGAGACAGTTTGCTGGTATTTTGCTTACTGGACTATCGCTGAACTAGTACTCGCTCAATTGATATCAGGAAGACATCACTATAGATGAAAGGTTATAAAGAGAATTACAAACTTAACCACATTCGGCAATGTTTAAATGAAAGCTTGTGTTATACATATTTGAAATGTACATTTAACCCAAGAAAATTGGCCAAAAAGGAGTTTCTCAGCAACTCCAATTGAACCAAAGATaatgttatgttttaattttgttttattctctatttctttttctttggtgGAGAGAGTCGTTTTGTCCCCATTGGCTTGCCATGTTATGTATATACATCTGGCTTTTGGTGTTACTATCTTTTACACATATTCGCTCATATATGAACTCTATACTGACGTGAAATACCTTTTCCCTAGACAAACATGAGGCAGAGCAATTCGACTTTTTATGACGGGAAAGATTCCTATTGTCGCCATATATAGTTGTACAAGGAGTAGAACGTGGACAAATCCCACATGGCGACTATGTAGAGATAATAAAAGTTATATCTGGAACGAGGGAAGATAAAACCCAACATTAAGCTTGATTTTGATGGAGCTTTTATTGAtggaatttttctttaaatgtcaaggaaattaatttttatcaaattaatCTCTCGCCGTCAGATGACTAACATCCAACTATACTGACCGGGATGTTATGTCCCGCCAAATCACTCCCAGAATATTAAGGTGGGTTGATTTTTGTAGACCATATATGATAATCAGTGTGCAGgtatatatacaatgtattttatatatgtattatttatatacGTTGAAGACCATTAGAAAGGCACTGTTTTCAGTGTTGGTTGTTACTGTTTGCCACTTTTCTATGTTGGAGAAGTTACCCCTATTAAAAGCATCGTaggctcatcaatcaaaatgGCTGGACAACGAAGTCTAGCACATAAGGGTCGGCTTCTTAGAAGTTTAACACTAAATTGGATATAGATTTAAGACAGAGAGACCTTTATCTATTACAATTACCTTTATGTATGACAAAATTGTGAATGACAAAATGGTCATAAGTGTCCAAGTCTGGCTCTGTGGTTTATtagaagttaaaagaacatctctcgatttcatttaatatttatgtaaaaatGGTTTAAACCATTAACAGTTATGCATGGATTCAGGAGGCTGACGTGATCATCGATTTAAACCTCCAAAGGGCATTTGTAGATCATTTAGCATATGTTAAGCTGAATatcatcaaagaaaaaaaaaataccggAATATCTATAGAAACATGCATGATAAGCACTCAACCTTTCCTTTATTAATAGACTGTGATAAAAATCAACCAGGACTAAATatttctatttaaaaaaaatggtcgTTTAATAGACGTGAAACAAACATTTATCCTTCCTTGACCAATACCACCAATGCTTATAAGTTATCTTCCAAATTAGTTATGGAATGAAATTTAACGTTTCTTATGTGTCGAAAATTTTTGAAAGTCATGCTCCCATTTTTGATCAATTCATACAACAATTTGACTGAATctttgtgatttttttcttcttcaacatTACATTGAGAATATGTAAACACGTATGTCCCTGAGATCAACGTCTGTGTATGAGTAGAGATAGTAATTTTGTTGATTAACATAACATCTgatagaaggggaaaaaaccaTTAAGAAAATGCATGCAGTAGATATATGTGAACCCCCTTTAGACTTATTCAAGTCTTCGATATGATCATCAAAAAATTTGATATCTCCCCAGATGGAAAGAGATTACACGAGGcctctgttgttgttgtataataATTAGCGCTCATGGTAATTGATGGATGCCACCGTTAAGCATCTCTCAGTCAATAGCCGTGCAGTTTATTTCGGTGTATATTGTTGTATAAGTGGCAAAACATGCATTATACGCTTAACACTAGAAAGTTTGTTTACCATTTATTGAGATGTGTTGTTTGGGGTCAGACCTCGTCACAGCGCATGCGCACATTGAAATGACGTAGTCTCATTTGAGCTCTCTCGGTTTTGTTGTGAACATGTTATTGTAATAGGACATCGCATTAGGGCATAGTTGGGGTGACATTTGGTCCGATATTGTGTTTTTGCCACAATGTATTTAAGATCTGTTTGTGACTGTGTTTAAAGGAAATTGACCTATGACGTCATTGCTCCAcctccattaaaaaaaaaataataatagttaaGAAATGACGcttctgttaattttttttcaagtagtCCACCCATGCGATTTGTTTATAAGATAACGTAAAGTTCAAAAGGTCAGCTCTGTTTCCTTGGCAACCATAAAAAGCGGGGACCCAATAAACAGTGCTTTTAAATTGTTCTCTCGTTTAACAACATGACGAATATTTCGTATTTTATGAAGTTTCTCCTACCTTTTGTATACTCCGTTCCATAATGTTGCCATTGTTTTTTTAGAATATGTGCAGAGGACATTCCttaatttggaaaacaaaaacGGTGTTGCTTTTAGTttgatctaaaaaaaaaatgtttaaaatcatCATAATACCTATTGAACAGTGTACCAAATAGGAAATTTAAGTTAATATAATTAAACTCCATTGTAGGAGAAAGTTGCCGAAGATGGGCGGGCTAGTGTTTTATGGCGCACCGAACAAAAGTCATTTCAGAAATTTGCCGCCCCAAAAAATGATTTCGTTATGACGTGATTTGCggatttgaaaataaaagagtCTTCTCTTAATTCATGTGCTATCGTTTGCTCCAATTTGATGTAACAGCATCTACCTGCCCCTATTGACAATCCGATATTTTTGAAATCTATGTGAAAATTGTCGACTCTTTTTTTTGGCCCCCAtgccttcttcttcttcttcgtcttttgtttttacttcatGCTATGactattaatattaatcatatcTTATTCGGCATTAATTACCTTACAGTTGTTCCCTCAGTTAATTGGTTTACCTTATACTTGGGCAAATATATGCGTTAAAACTAAGCAAGCTTCAATGCCGTTAACATgaattttaagattttttttttgtgttttttttttttaagattaatGAAacgccattttgttttgtagtaCTTAAAGGTGTAGTACCGAAtactctctctcttttttccctttttattgtttttgttgctcAAATCACTGAATTTTTTTCTTCGTCAATGTTCTCAGTCCATTCTTCAATGCAAGTTTATAAGCCAGTTAATTGTAGATGAGTTAAGATAAGACAAATCATTAAGGGACAAAAAACGTTTGGGTAGAGGGCGGCATGGAATAACTACAGAGTAACACTCGTTAAGCTGAGAATTCTCTGTGTTCAGGGGAAAACCAATGCTACCTCGCAAGTGATACCTTGTCCACAAAGGTTCCTGAAGTCAGAACAACTATACTGACATGCGGTTGTCGTTTAGGTGCCTTAATGCATCGAAGTTTCAAATAAATTTATCaactcttttcatttttctttttttttcgctaAAAAAGCAGGATTTTATGTAAATAGCTTTGTTTTGGTTTCCACCGTGGTAAAACACAATACCATCGGGTAATTGGCACTTTCGGGATGCGAGGTATAAAGTGTTTCACCGTAACACAATCATTTGATTTGCCTAACacataaagaaaaaatgtaatgaaattgaaaaagacaaaaaaaaaattattgtgcATATGTACAAGAGCAAAAGGTTGCTAGCATGAGTAGCTTAGAAAGTGTAACTTGTTATGACTGTTTTCGTATACAGTATAAGGAGAATGCATGTTAGGCCCGTGTTTGTTAAGGAGCTTAGGTTAGGtcaatatgtatgtttgtttatcATACTAATGTGTACTAAAATGTACTAATATGGTAGTGTTATTTTCCGTGGGTTAACGGCTTAACATTATGTATTACATTAACATGTCAACCTGAATATTGTTTTTAACCCGTAAGTGACTAATATATCAGTTTAGTCTAACGTTATGAAGTTTCTACTTTGACGTTATAAAAGTTTAAACCCTGACGGCTAAGCCAAACCTGATCAACTTTAAGCCTAACGTGTGAAAGGTGTTATCTTATATGGGTTCAACATGTTGGATAGGCCCTAATTATTTCCACTAACCACTGTCCTGATAAATGCGTTGTTTTACAAGCTAATACGAAGCAACCGACAAAAGTCGTTTTCCACCGGAAAAAAAGAGAGTTGGTTCTTTACCTGCAGATAGAAATACACTGGctgtgaaaatattttgttaaaggTTGATTGAAGGTATATCTGTGTTCTCTATTCGTTAAGTATTTAATTATGGTAATTCATTAATAGTTCGATCCGTCGGTTGTAAAAAtcgacaaaaagaaagaaagaaaagataacatcttctttttttctcttttagaaCATCTAacaacaaatttgttttgatcCGTTTGACACTTCGTCATAAGAAAGTTTGCTGTCAAATTGCAGATCAAGACAGTCGGCCATATTTCTGTAACCAAAATGAATGATGACTTTCACCTTTGTGAACATGTCACCCCAGATATTTTCCATATACAAATCTGTAGCATTAAAAGGATCAGAAAATGAGTATCTTTTGGGGACGGCtgaggccggggggggggggggaacagagGAAATATAAACTGTTAGTAACTCAGTTTTGATTTTGCCCTTATGCACTTGTAACTATATCACATCTGTTTTTCCATTTGTCATTGCTCAGTGGATATTTGAGCGTCAGGCTAGCCTTCTGGAATACACaaaccagatatatatatatatagtttttgtaTCTGTTTGCTGTGATATTTTGCTTTCTAATTTatgcaaaagaaaaagtaaatgagTAATTTTCTTTCACGAAATCATGATGCCAAGACTGTCTAGTTAAACTTATTGTGGTCAACCTCTGTTAACTTACGAAATGTTTTACACTTTCCCAACACCCAAGAACACATGACTTAGTTGGTCATTCGTTAAAGGTTATAGCTTTTCTAACAAATATAATATTCAGAAGGGAGTGAGCAAATATTCCTAACGGCTTGTGTAACTATTATCCACCGGTCTCTTTAGACTGGCCTCTTCATGTTATCTTATGTTATGAATTGCGCATGTGCAAACTACTACCGTCTAATAcattttccctttgtttttgaTTCCCGACAACTCTCAGGgatgtatttttttattgtgaCGTCACCTTTAGCAAGCACTTGTTTTTTTGTGTACTCAGggattattttttcttattaagTTTTAATCCTTTTGTCCAGTTTTAATCCTTGAAAAAGCTTCGCCACAAACTTATACTACCACAGTAGACTTTTAGAaaaaaatgcaccattttaaGTTATGAATCTGTGTAATTTAATGGTACTATTTAAGGATACTACTCtttcttcaattttgttttcattttctgttttcttcattttgattGGACATTCTTTAATTTTGATCATTTGGAGGTTAATCTGCCAAATCTCTGGACAGATCTGGGAGTTTCTTGATTGAATGTGTCGCTTTCAAGATGGCGTAGATTGTATAAAGTTTAGGAATgaatacatttgaaaaaaagtcGGGTCTAGTGGTGcgcaaaataagaaaaagaaaaaggaatgaCGAAAATGTGATGATTTTGTGGTTGGATGAAGTTTCCaaagttaaataaaaaatgtagtGTACGTCTGTCCGTACCGTGATCCACTTCGTTATAAGTAGCCTATACGTATATGCACCATAGGATGTCGCGAAACTGGCCCCACAGTAAATATACTGTTCTCGTCGTGACTAACTTTGATGTAAATTTGCGTTTCGCTCGAAAGTTCTTAATGATGTTCTTGTGTCTCCTTCCAACGAGTATCTaccaatcgatcaatcaatcaatcactaGAACTATCATAAAGAGAAATGAAATAGCAAATAACCTACATTGCGTTACCATGTCAACGTGTTTGATTTTCGAAAGTTCTTAATTATGTTCTTGTGTCTCCTTCCAACGAGTATCTaccaatcgatcaatcaatcaatcactaGAACTATCATAAAGAGAATTGAAATAGCAAATAGCCTACATTGCGTTACCATGTCAACGGGTTTGATTTTCTGTCGCCGCACGATGGTTCTTCGAACCTGTAGTTTACGGTTCAAAATTTGTTCGAGTGAatcaaattgaaacaaaaattgtttcagAGAATGGAAGAGAAATAAAATGATGTTAGAAAAGTCTTCATTTGAAGCCACATTTCGCAATTATTACAGAATCATGggcattattataataattttcttGAAAGGAATCTCCTGTAATTATATTAATTGTTACGCACTACCAGCTCCGCGCATATACGCGTTACTCTGTGTCACAAGATACTGCCTGAAATCATCTATCTTGGATATTGATTTGATTCAGTTTGTATTTGGTATAAGTGCGGTAATCTGTATATGTAACCATGTGCACTGATCAAACCTATGTACTCAATCTTTGTTTaacctaaccaacattttctatTGGCCTATAGCTATCTCCTTGACAATCTCTGTTATAACCGTTATCTTTTCCTCCTTTTCATgcataaattttgaaaatacgTTACCATTGTGATGATTTCTATACAATGATCTACTAAGTCACATCGAAAATGCTAAACTAATACCTTGTTCCATCGTCGCACCATATCGACTTGCTAGTACTTGctataatatgcaaata is a window of Apostichopus japonicus isolate 1M-3 chromosome 21, ASM3797524v1, whole genome shotgun sequence DNA encoding:
- the LOC139962676 gene encoding protein lin-28 homolog A-like isoform X4; its protein translation is MEREDVDGARRSVKGQEKGEGSEEKGTPAKSGETSEEEGEETPKASGAEAAEPVEGVIYTGSVKWFNVNKGYGFITPDDGSGDVFVHQSSIKMAGFRSLDDAERVEYKFKSSVKGREAEGVTGPCGAHCQGSKRRPKPKHRRRANRCYNCDELGHYAKDCPQPPMPKRCHHCKSEEHLVADCPFKQTQGSGQADTKSSDSGEGASAGPKPDVT
- the LOC139962676 gene encoding protein lin-28 homolog A-like isoform X2; amino-acid sequence: MPVFAMSEPTNGARRSVKGQEKGEGSEEKGTPAKSGETSEEEGEETPKASGAEAAEPVEGVIYTGSVKWFNVNKGYGFITPDDGSGDVFVHQSSIKMAGFRSLDDAERVEYKFKSSVKGREAEGVTGPCGAHCQGSKRRPKPKHRRRANRCYNCDELGHYAKDCPQPPMPKRCHHCKSEEHLVADCPFKQTQGSGQADTKSSDSGEGASAGPKPDVT
- the LOC139962676 gene encoding protein lin-28 homolog A-like isoform X6 encodes the protein MYGARRSVKGQEKGEGSEEKGTPAKSGETSEEEGEETPKASGAEAAEPVEGVIYTGSVKWFNVNKGYGFITPDDGSGDVFVHQSSIKMAGFRSLDDAERVEYKFKSSVKGREAEGVTGPCGAHCQGSKRRPKPKHRRRANRCYNCDELGHYAKDCPQPPMPKRCHHCKSEEHLVADCPFKQTQGSGQADTKSSDSGEGASAGPKPDVT
- the LOC139962676 gene encoding protein lin-28 homolog A-like isoform X3, yielding MTSDVKDGARRSVKGQEKGEGSEEKGTPAKSGETSEEEGEETPKASGAEAAEPVEGVIYTGSVKWFNVNKGYGFITPDDGSGDVFVHQSSIKMAGFRSLDDAERVEYKFKSSVKGREAEGVTGPCGAHCQGSKRRPKPKHRRRANRCYNCDELGHYAKDCPQPPMPKRCHHCKSEEHLVADCPFKQTQGSGQADTKSSDSGEGASAGPKPDVT
- the LOC139962676 gene encoding protein lin-28 homolog A-like isoform X5, which codes for MAEKIDGARRSVKGQEKGEGSEEKGTPAKSGETSEEEGEETPKASGAEAAEPVEGVIYTGSVKWFNVNKGYGFITPDDGSGDVFVHQSSIKMAGFRSLDDAERVEYKFKSSVKGREAEGVTGPCGAHCQGSKRRPKPKHRRRANRCYNCDELGHYAKDCPQPPMPKRCHHCKSEEHLVADCPFKQTQGSGQADTKSSDSGEGASAGPKPDVT